TGACACCGACGGTCGGCAGCATCGAGCTGGAACCGGTCTCGGCGAGGCTGCCGGTGGCCGGGGCCGGGGCCGGAGTCGGGGCCTCGGAGGCGCTGCCCTGCGGCTCGGGCACGGTCTGCGCCGTCTTGGACGTGGACGGCTTCGGCGTGGGCTCGGCCGACTCGTCGTCGCCGCCCGCCTTCACGACGGTGATCGGCTGGTACTTCTCCGACGTGTGCGTGCAGTCAAGTTCGGGGTCGACGTAGGAGCCGAGGCCCTCCACGTATCCCTTGCCGACCGGAGCCTTGGCGTCGATCCTGGCCCGCAGCTTCACGACGGCCTTGTCCTCGGCGTCGAGCTCCACGGTGTCGTAGGCCAGGCCGTCGCCCAGCGGGCTGTCGACCGTGGTCCACTCGTCCTCGACCGCGTCAAAGTACTGCACGTCGGTGAAGTACCGCAGCGCGTCCTTACTGTCCTTCTTGGCGCCGAGGTTGTTCACGAACGTGGTCCACGCCACCTCGCCGAGCGGCTCGTCGGTGGGGTTGTCCGCGGTGAGCTTGAACCGGTGCCAGCCGCTGCCCGCGACGATCTTCTCGGGCAGTCCGACGAAGTCCACTTCCAGGACGGAGTCGGGGTCCGTGCTGCCGTTGTCCGACTCGCACGTCGGCGGCGCCTTCTCGTCGTCCTCGTCCGGGACCTCCGGGACCTCGGGAGTCCTGGGGGCCTTCGGGTCCTCGACCTCGGCCGTGTGCTTCCCGGCCGGGGGATCCGAGGGCGGGGTCGGCTTGCCGGGCGTCTTGGCCGGTTCGGGCGTCTTCGCGGGCGGCGTCACGGACGGGGTCGGCGTGGCGGACTCCGTCGGGACGCCCGCGGCCGGGGCGGGCGGAGTGGACGTGTCCTCGGTCGCGGAAGCGGCCGGGGCCGACAGCAGCGCGATCGGGGCTATGACAGCCGTAGCGGCCGCGGCAGCCATGGCACGACGAAGCTTCATGAAGACCTCAGG
The sequence above is a segment of the Streptomyces sp. Je 1-369 genome. Coding sequences within it:
- a CDS encoding LPXTG cell wall anchor domain-containing protein; the encoded protein is MKLRRAMAAAAATAVIAPIALLSAPAASATEDTSTPPAPAAGVPTESATPTPSVTPPAKTPEPAKTPGKPTPPSDPPAGKHTAEVEDPKAPRTPEVPEVPDEDDEKAPPTCESDNGSTDPDSVLEVDFVGLPEKIVAGSGWHRFKLTADNPTDEPLGEVAWTTFVNNLGAKKDSKDALRYFTDVQYFDAVEDEWTTVDSPLGDGLAYDTVELDAEDKAVVKLRARIDAKAPVGKGYVEGLGSYVDPELDCTHTSEKYQPITVVKAGGDDESAEPTPKPSTSKTAQTVPEPQGSASEAPTPAPAPATGSLAETGSSSMLPTVGVIGGIAVLAGAGVVFAVRRRKADGTA